From the Synechococcus sp. KORDI-49 genome, the window TCGCCTCCACGAACGGCACCAGCACCCGGCGTCCATCCTTGAGCTCGATTTCCAGCAGATCGTTGCCTCCGCTGATCAGATCCGTCACCCGACCGATCGCTGGCCCCTGCGGGTCGAGGCGGGCGTCCAGATCCACCAGATCGAGCAGGTGGAATTCCCCCTCCTCCAGCTCCGGCCGATCGTCAGCAGGCACCAGCAGCTCACGCCCCACCAGGGCCTCCGCGGCGGCGCGATCGTCCACTCCTTCGAAATGCACCACGAACAACGACTTCCCCGGCAGTTGGCGACCGCGGACCAGGGCGACTTCCTGGCGATGGCCCCCTGCAGCTGCCTTGAGCCAGCGGGGGCCAGGGCGGGTGAAGCGTTCCGGGAAGTCGCTGCTGGGATTGATCCTCAGGTCTCCCTGCAGTCCCTGGGCCCCGACAACCCGTCCCACCATGAGCCAGTCCTCGCTGTCATCCATGCAGTGGTCGATCGCTCTGCTGATAATGGCGTCAGACCAAACCGTGCCCGATCCATGGCGAGCGCTGCAGCCCCGATCCTCCCTGGCTCCACGGTCACCGTTGAGGATGTGACGTCGATCTACAACGGTTACACCGGCTTCGTTCAGCGGATCAGTGGTGATCGAGCTGCAGTGCTGTTCGAGGGTGGTAACTGGGACAAGCTGGTGACGCTTCGGCTGAGGGATCTGAAGCCCGCCTGATCGATATGCCCGTTCCGCGACGTTTGCGCTCCCGACTGAGAACGGTCGTTCTGGAAGCGGGCACACCGGCAGGAAAGCTCTACAACATCATTGTTTTCGGGGCGATTCTGTTGAGTGTTCTGGCTCTGATGCTGGAACCGGATCCTTTCGGCAACACCGCCCTGCGGCAAACCAATGTGGCCTGGATCGATGCGATTCAGAACATCTGCCTGGCTGTTTTCTCGGTCGACTTCTTCTTGCATCTGTATGTGAGTGAACGGCCGAAACGGTATTTCTTCAGCTTCTACGGGCTGGTTGATTTCACTGCAGTTCTGTTCTTCTTCGTGCCGCAGGTGCGCAGTGAAATTCTGCTCTGGGTGTTCAAATTCGGCCGAATTCTGCGTGTTTTCAAGTTGCTCCGTTTTGTCGATGAAGCACGGGGAATGGGGCAAGCCTTGCGCACCAATGCCCGCACGATTGCGGTGTATCTGTTTTTCGTCGTCATGCTGCAGGTGGTGCTGGGCTATTTCATTTTTGTGATTGAAAGTGTCAACCCAAACACCCAGTTCAAGACTGTGGCCAATGGCGTGTACTGGGCCATCGTCACCATGACGACC encodes:
- the rimM gene encoding ribosome maturation factor RimM (Essential for efficient processing of 16S rRNA) translates to MDDSEDWLMVGRVVGAQGLQGDLRINPSSDFPERFTRPGPRWLKAAAGGHRQEVALVRGRQLPGKSLFVVHFEGVDDRAAAEALVGRELLVPADDRPELEEGEFHLLDLVDLDARLDPQGPAIGRVTDLISGGNDLLEIELKDGRRVLVPFVEAIVPRVVAEEGWLLLTPPPGLLEL
- a CDS encoding NAD(P)H dehydrogenase subunit NdhS yields the protein MASAAAPILPGSTVTVEDVTSIYNGYTGFVQRISGDRAAVLFEGGNWDKLVTLRLRDLKPA
- a CDS encoding ion transporter codes for the protein MPVPRRLRSRLRTVVLEAGTPAGKLYNIIVFGAILLSVLALMLEPDPFGNTALRQTNVAWIDAIQNICLAVFSVDFFLHLYVSERPKRYFFSFYGLVDFTAVLFFFVPQVRSEILLWVFKFGRILRVFKLLRFVDEARGMGQALRTNARTIAVYLFFVVMLQVVLGYFIFVIESVNPNTQFKTVANGVYWAIVTMTTVGYGDYVPQTSLGRLLASVVMLLGFGIIAIPTGLLTVSGLKDHQSRQAVRPEACVACGRRGHRVDASHCDHCGTSLDVDVAAEL